In a single window of the Methylococcus sp. Mc7 genome:
- the lptF gene encoding LPS export ABC transporter permease LptF, with protein sequence MNPQPFEPRKARRPFGLPTIDRLIAGELAKTLFAVLFVLVAIVVSRKFLAILARAIEGEVATDTIFTLLGLKVVVTLAALLPASMFLSVLMVLGRMYRDNEMTVFACAGVGPVRIYRSILLFAGPVCVLGAFLSLQAMPWSERLSQELISKDERGADVRGIKAGRFNEFSQGDVVLYAEELNTDKTMSKVFAQSRRGEETGIVVAESGHMEINDAGDHFVVLNNGRRYQGVPGRPDFVLNEFQAYGVRINPPEGSQAALKREAADSLHLWISGRPRELAELQRRLAVPLGTLTLTLLAVPIARTSPRGGVWGNLISAFLIYIIYENLQKISQGLLATGKLSLGTSYGGIYAVMLLATALLLARNTGWRWVRDTALGRR encoded by the coding sequence ATGAATCCGCAGCCTTTTGAACCCAGAAAAGCACGCCGCCCCTTCGGACTCCCGACGATCGACCGCCTGATTGCAGGCGAATTGGCCAAGACGCTGTTCGCGGTGCTGTTCGTTCTGGTGGCCATCGTGGTCAGCCGCAAGTTCCTGGCCATCCTGGCACGCGCCATCGAAGGCGAAGTCGCCACCGACACGATCTTCACTCTGCTGGGCCTGAAGGTCGTCGTCACCCTCGCCGCGCTGTTGCCGGCATCCATGTTCCTCAGCGTGCTGATGGTGCTCGGACGCATGTACCGCGACAACGAGATGACGGTGTTCGCCTGCGCGGGCGTCGGCCCCGTGCGGATTTACCGCTCCATCCTCCTATTCGCCGGGCCGGTCTGCGTTCTGGGCGCGTTCCTTTCCTTGCAGGCCATGCCATGGTCCGAACGCTTGAGCCAGGAACTCATCAGCAAGGACGAGAGAGGCGCCGACGTGCGCGGCATCAAGGCCGGCCGGTTCAACGAATTCAGCCAGGGCGACGTGGTGCTGTACGCCGAGGAGCTGAACACCGACAAGACCATGAGCAAGGTTTTCGCGCAAAGCCGCCGGGGCGAGGAAACCGGCATCGTCGTCGCCGAGAGCGGCCATATGGAAATCAATGACGCGGGCGATCATTTCGTGGTCCTGAACAACGGCCGCCGTTACCAGGGCGTGCCCGGACGCCCCGATTTCGTCCTCAACGAATTCCAGGCTTATGGCGTGCGGATCAACCCGCCCGAAGGCAGCCAGGCGGCGCTCAAACGCGAAGCCGCGGACAGCCTGCATCTGTGGATTTCGGGCCGGCCCCGCGAACTCGCCGAACTCCAGCGCCGCCTGGCGGTGCCGCTGGGCACCCTCACCCTCACCCTCCTGGCGGTGCCGATCGCGCGGACCTCGCCGCGCGGCGGCGTATGGGGCAATCTGATCAGCGCCTTTCTGATCTACATCATTTACGAGAACCTGCAGAAAATCTCCCAGGGCCTGCTCGCCACCGGCAAGTTGTCACTGGGAACGAGCTACGGCGGCATCTATGCCGTGATGCTACTCGCCACCGCCCTGCTCCTGGCCCGCAACACCGGCTGGCGCTGGGTTCGCGACACGGCTCTTGGGCGCCGATGA
- a CDS encoding valine--tRNA ligase, with protein MDKVYEPHAIEQRWYQLWEESGFFAPAGEGAPYCIMIPPPNVTGSLHMGHAFQDTVMDVLIRYHRMKGNRTLWQAGTDHAGIATQMVVERQLAAGGQTRHDLGREAFIDRVWQWKETSGGTITRQLRRMGASLDWSRERFTMDEGLSQAVREVFVRLYEEGLIYRGKRLVNWDPVLHTAVSDLEVVSEEEQGHLWHMRYPLAEGSGHLVVATTRPETMLGDTAVAVHPEDERYRHLIGQSIRLPLTGREIPVIGDDYVDPEFGSGCVKITPAHDFNDYAIGVRHALPMISVFDKSAAILPLADVPAKYHGLDRYEARDLIVHDLNELGLIEKIDEHRLMVPRGDRTGVVVEPFLTDQWFVKAGPLAKPAIKAVEEGRIRFVPENWSNTYYQWMYNIQDWCISRQIWWGHRIPAWYDGEGRVYVGRSEDEVRARHGLGASVALRQDEDVLDTWFSSALWPFSTLGWPERTPELDTFYPTSVLVTGFDIIFFWVARMIMMGLKFMGDVPFREVYIHGLVRDAEGQKMSKSKGNVLDPIDLIDGIALEDLVAKRTQGLMQPQMAARIEKRTRQDFPEGIPSYGTDALRFTFASLASTGRDIRFDLKRVEGYRNFCNKLWNAARYVLMNTEGQDCGLGGVCHYSLPDRWIRSRFQATVGAVTEAVGQYRFDLAAQAIYEFVWNEYCDWYLELAKVVLQSGDEAAARGTRRTLVGVLEALLRLAHPFMPFITEEIWARVAPLTGASAPTVMRRDYPEIDPAQADPEAEREMAWVMEVILGVRRIRAEMNLAPAKPLPVLLSNGTDLDRAWSERSAPLLEKLARLESLSWLAPGQAEPESAIALVGDLRVLIPMRGLIDKEAELARLDKEIQRLSKELPRLEGKLGDAGFLGKAPPPVVEKEKARLADLQAGLASLIAQKERIQAL; from the coding sequence ATGGACAAAGTCTACGAACCCCACGCCATCGAGCAGCGCTGGTATCAGCTCTGGGAGGAATCCGGCTTCTTCGCCCCGGCGGGCGAGGGCGCGCCTTACTGCATCATGATCCCGCCGCCCAACGTCACCGGCAGCCTGCACATGGGGCACGCCTTCCAGGACACGGTGATGGACGTCCTGATCCGCTATCACCGCATGAAGGGCAACCGTACCCTGTGGCAGGCCGGCACCGACCATGCCGGCATCGCCACCCAGATGGTGGTGGAGCGCCAACTCGCCGCCGGTGGCCAGACCCGCCACGATCTGGGCCGCGAGGCGTTCATCGACCGGGTTTGGCAATGGAAGGAGACCTCCGGCGGCACCATCACCCGCCAGCTCCGCCGCATGGGAGCCTCGCTGGACTGGTCGCGAGAGCGCTTCACCATGGACGAGGGACTGTCGCAGGCCGTACGCGAGGTATTCGTCCGGCTGTACGAGGAAGGATTGATCTACCGCGGCAAGCGCCTGGTGAACTGGGACCCGGTGCTGCACACCGCCGTGTCCGACCTGGAGGTGGTCTCCGAGGAAGAGCAGGGCCATCTCTGGCACATGCGTTACCCGCTGGCCGAGGGCAGCGGCCATCTGGTGGTGGCGACCACCCGTCCGGAAACCATGCTCGGCGACACCGCCGTCGCGGTGCATCCGGAGGACGAGCGCTACCGCCACCTGATCGGCCAGTCGATCCGGCTGCCGCTGACCGGGCGTGAGATTCCGGTGATCGGCGACGACTACGTCGATCCCGAATTCGGTTCCGGCTGCGTCAAGATCACCCCGGCCCACGATTTCAACGACTACGCCATCGGCGTGCGCCACGCGCTGCCGATGATCAGCGTGTTCGACAAGAGCGCGGCGATCCTGCCGCTGGCGGACGTCCCCGCCAAGTACCACGGCCTCGACCGCTACGAGGCCCGTGACCTGATCGTCCACGATCTCAACGAACTCGGTTTGATCGAGAAGATCGACGAGCACCGCCTGATGGTGCCGCGCGGGGACCGCACCGGCGTGGTGGTCGAACCGTTCCTGACCGACCAGTGGTTCGTCAAGGCAGGCCCCCTGGCCAAGCCGGCGATCAAGGCGGTGGAGGAAGGGCGCATCCGCTTCGTGCCGGAGAACTGGAGCAACACCTATTACCAGTGGATGTACAACATCCAGGACTGGTGCATCAGCCGGCAGATATGGTGGGGACACCGCATCCCGGCCTGGTACGACGGCGAGGGCCGAGTCTACGTCGGCCGCTCCGAGGACGAAGTCCGGGCGAGGCACGGCCTCGGTGCGTCCGTCGCGCTGCGCCAGGACGAAGACGTGCTGGACACCTGGTTCTCCTCCGCCTTGTGGCCGTTCTCCACCCTGGGCTGGCCCGAGCGCACCCCGGAGCTCGACACCTTCTATCCCACCAGCGTCCTGGTCACCGGCTTCGACATCATCTTCTTCTGGGTGGCCCGGATGATCATGATGGGCTTGAAGTTCATGGGCGACGTGCCGTTCCGTGAGGTCTACATCCACGGCCTGGTGCGCGACGCCGAAGGCCAGAAAATGTCCAAATCGAAGGGCAACGTGCTGGACCCGATCGATCTGATCGACGGCATCGCCCTGGAGGATCTGGTCGCGAAAAGGACCCAGGGGCTGATGCAGCCGCAGATGGCGGCGCGGATCGAGAAGCGCACCCGCCAGGATTTCCCCGAGGGCATCCCGTCCTACGGGACCGACGCCCTGCGTTTCACCTTCGCCTCGCTGGCGTCCACCGGCCGCGACATCCGCTTCGACCTGAAGCGGGTCGAGGGTTACCGCAACTTCTGCAACAAGCTGTGGAACGCGGCGCGCTACGTGCTGATGAACACCGAAGGCCAGGATTGCGGCCTGGGCGGCGTCTGCCACTACAGCCTGCCGGACCGCTGGATCAGGAGCCGCTTCCAGGCGACCGTCGGCGCCGTGACGGAAGCGGTGGGCCAGTACCGCTTCGACCTGGCGGCGCAGGCCATCTACGAGTTCGTCTGGAACGAGTACTGCGACTGGTACCTGGAGCTGGCGAAGGTCGTGCTCCAGTCCGGCGACGAGGCCGCCGCCCGCGGCACCCGCCGCACCCTGGTGGGCGTGCTGGAGGCCCTGCTGCGGCTGGCACATCCGTTCATGCCGTTCATCACCGAGGAAATCTGGGCCAGGGTGGCGCCGCTGACGGGGGCATCCGCGCCCACCGTCATGCGGCGGGACTATCCGGAAATCGACCCGGCGCAGGCCGATCCCGAGGCCGAACGCGAAATGGCCTGGGTGATGGAGGTGATCCTGGGGGTGCGGCGCATCCGGGCGGAAATGAACCTCGCCCCGGCCAAGCCGCTGCCGGTGCTGCTGAGCAACGGGACCGATCTGGACCGCGCCTGGTCGGAGCGTTCGGCCCCCCTGCTGGAGAAACTGGCACGGCTGGAAAGCCTGAGCTGGCTGGCGCCGGGCCAGGCCGAGCCGGAATCGGCGATCGCCCTGGTGGGGGACCTGCGCGTCCTCATCCCGATGCGCGGCCTGATCGACAAGGAGGCCGAGCTGGCACGGCTGGACAAGGAAATCCAGCGCCTGAGCAAGGAACTGCCGCGGCTGGAAGGCAAGCTCGGCGATGCCGGCTTCCTGGGCAAAGCACCGCCGCCGGTGGTGGAAAAGGAGAAGGCCCGCCTCGCCGACTTGCAGGCCGGCCTTGCATCGCTCATCGCCCAGAAAGAACGCATTCAGGCCCTGTGA
- the lptG gene encoding LPS export ABC transporter permease LptG has product MNTLNRYIGGEVVKGAAFAALVLLALLNFFTFADELRDLGEGNYGLGSIFLYLTLTSPHSLYELIPSGALIGGLVVLGNMANNHELVAMQTAGVSRGRIVWAVLRAGIVISLVSVVISEYVIPPAERAAQMLKATETRQQVASQTKYGVWIRDGNVYVNIREIENQEQLGDIHIFEISPDGRPAVAMHAARASFDRGIWKLKDIGVTRFDAAGNAAVAEHKEQEDWSSVLSPDMLDVFIVRPENLSAQDLAKYMAYQTENAQRSLAVEQAFWGRMVNPFITLAMLLLAIPFVLNVRRDVSSGQRIVVGVTIGLGFYLANRMVSHLGLVYELNAPLTMVTPPLVVLLAALAAFRRRP; this is encoded by the coding sequence ATGAATACGCTGAACCGCTACATCGGAGGGGAAGTCGTCAAGGGGGCGGCATTCGCCGCCCTGGTCCTCCTCGCCCTCCTCAACTTCTTCACCTTCGCCGACGAACTGCGCGATCTGGGCGAAGGAAATTACGGGCTCGGCAGCATCTTCCTCTATCTGACGCTGACCTCCCCCCATAGCCTGTACGAACTCATTCCCTCCGGCGCGCTGATCGGCGGGCTGGTGGTGCTCGGCAACATGGCGAACAACCATGAACTGGTGGCGATGCAAACCGCCGGAGTTTCCCGGGGCCGCATCGTCTGGGCGGTCCTGCGGGCCGGCATCGTGATTTCCTTGGTATCGGTGGTCATCAGCGAATACGTCATCCCGCCGGCGGAACGGGCCGCCCAGATGCTCAAGGCCACCGAGACCCGCCAGCAGGTCGCGTCCCAGACCAAGTACGGGGTCTGGATCCGCGACGGCAACGTTTACGTCAATATCCGGGAAATCGAGAACCAGGAACAATTGGGCGACATCCACATCTTCGAAATCTCGCCCGATGGCCGACCTGCCGTGGCGATGCATGCGGCGCGCGCCAGTTTCGACCGCGGCATCTGGAAACTCAAGGACATCGGCGTCACCCGCTTCGATGCCGCGGGGAACGCCGCCGTCGCGGAACACAAGGAGCAGGAGGACTGGTCCTCCGTGCTGTCTCCGGACATGCTCGACGTGTTCATCGTCCGTCCGGAAAACCTGTCGGCGCAGGATCTCGCCAAATACATGGCCTATCAGACCGAAAATGCGCAGAGATCGCTGGCCGTGGAGCAGGCCTTCTGGGGACGTATGGTCAACCCGTTCATCACGCTGGCCATGCTGCTGCTGGCCATCCCCTTCGTACTCAACGTCCGCCGCGACGTCAGCAGCGGGCAGCGGATCGTGGTCGGCGTCACGATCGGCCTCGGCTTTTATCTGGCCAACAGGATGGTGTCCCATCTGGGACTGGTCTACGAACTGAATGCCCCGCTGACGATGGTCACGCCTCCCCTCGTCGTCCTCCTCGCCGCCCTGGCCGCCTTCAGGCGCAGACCCTAG
- a CDS encoding DNA polymerase III subunit chi, protein MTRVDFYLLPANESVFPYACRLTEKAYRQGHKVFLLTDTDEEAARLDELLWTFRQGSFVPHRAVTGNTDAGPCPVAVGRVPPAGFDDVMINLGSAVPEAFRRFRRVIELVEPDDAARALRREHFRYYRSQGLSPEMVDLESAA, encoded by the coding sequence ATGACCCGCGTCGATTTCTATCTGCTGCCGGCCAACGAAAGCGTCTTTCCCTATGCCTGCCGGTTGACCGAGAAGGCTTACCGGCAAGGGCATAAGGTATTCCTCTTGACGGACACGGACGAGGAGGCGGCACGGCTGGACGAGCTGCTGTGGACCTTCCGCCAGGGCAGTTTCGTCCCGCACCGCGCGGTCACCGGAAACACGGATGCCGGCCCCTGTCCGGTGGCAGTGGGCCGGGTGCCGCCCGCCGGCTTCGACGACGTGATGATCAATCTGGGTTCCGCTGTGCCGGAGGCGTTCCGCCGGTTCCGGCGCGTGATCGAGCTGGTCGAGCCGGACGATGCGGCGCGGGCACTCCGACGCGAGCATTTCCGTTATTACCGCAGCCAGGGGCTGAGTCCCGAAATGGTCGACCTCGAATCCGCCGCATGA
- a CDS encoding leucyl aminopeptidase, with amino-acid sequence MEYSTRTDALERLSTDCLIVGVFQKRKLAPTAEALDAMLDGLLAKLLKRDDVEGKAGDTLLVNHVPGGRIDRVLLVGLGKREELNVAVYRKSLAAAFKVLKECGAKHAASALLEVEFGQRGADWKVRQAVELLESGLYRFQEMKGDSAEDHPPRLSRLQFLVASDADQSLAETGIREGQAIAHGMTLARNLGNLPGNVCTPAYLAEQALKIGKEHKKLKVSVLEESDMEELGMGALLSVARGSRQPAKLIVMEYRGAGGKAKPYVLVGKGLTFDAGGISLKPAANMDEMKYDMCGGAGVIGAIQAVAELGLPLNVVGLVPASENLPDGNANKPGDIVKSMAGITIEILNTDAEGRLILCDALTYAKRFDPVAVIDVATLTGACIVALGRHPSGLMGNDDALCEQLTRAGDATWDRVWRMPIWDDYQEQLKSNFADVANIGGPDGGSITAACFLSRFAKDFKWAHLDIAGTAWKTGADKGATGRPVPLLVQYLIDRAA; translated from the coding sequence ATGGAGTATTCGACAAGAACTGATGCGCTGGAACGGCTTTCGACCGATTGTCTGATCGTGGGCGTGTTCCAGAAGCGCAAGCTCGCGCCCACGGCGGAAGCGCTGGACGCGATGCTCGACGGGCTGCTGGCCAAGCTGCTCAAGCGCGACGATGTGGAGGGCAAGGCCGGCGATACCTTGCTGGTCAACCACGTGCCGGGCGGCCGGATCGACCGCGTGCTGCTGGTGGGGCTGGGGAAACGCGAGGAGCTGAACGTCGCCGTCTATCGGAAGAGCCTGGCGGCGGCGTTCAAGGTGCTGAAGGAATGCGGCGCCAAGCACGCGGCGTCGGCTTTGCTCGAGGTGGAGTTCGGCCAGCGCGGGGCGGACTGGAAGGTTCGCCAGGCCGTCGAGCTCCTGGAAAGCGGGCTCTACCGGTTCCAGGAAATGAAGGGGGATTCCGCCGAAGACCATCCGCCGCGCCTTTCCAGGCTGCAATTCCTCGTGGCGTCCGACGCGGATCAGTCCCTGGCCGAAACGGGAATCCGGGAGGGGCAGGCGATCGCCCACGGCATGACCCTGGCCCGCAACCTGGGCAATCTTCCGGGGAACGTCTGCACGCCCGCCTACCTGGCCGAGCAGGCGCTGAAGATCGGCAAGGAGCACAAGAAGCTGAAGGTCTCGGTGCTGGAGGAGAGCGATATGGAGGAGCTTGGGATGGGCGCCCTGCTGTCGGTGGCGCGCGGCAGCCGCCAGCCGGCCAAGCTGATCGTCATGGAATACCGGGGCGCCGGCGGCAAGGCCAAGCCCTATGTCCTGGTCGGCAAGGGGCTGACTTTCGACGCCGGCGGCATTTCCCTGAAGCCCGCCGCCAACATGGATGAGATGAAGTACGACATGTGCGGCGGCGCCGGCGTGATCGGCGCGATCCAGGCGGTGGCGGAGCTCGGCCTGCCGCTGAACGTGGTCGGTCTCGTGCCGGCTTCGGAGAACCTGCCGGACGGCAACGCCAACAAGCCGGGCGACATCGTCAAGAGCATGGCCGGCATCACTATCGAGATCCTCAACACCGATGCGGAAGGGCGCCTCATCCTGTGCGATGCGCTGACCTACGCCAAGCGCTTCGACCCCGTGGCGGTGATCGACGTGGCGACCCTGACCGGAGCCTGCATCGTGGCGCTGGGGCGTCATCCCAGCGGCTTGATGGGCAACGACGACGCGCTGTGCGAACAGCTGACCCGTGCCGGCGACGCCACCTGGGACCGGGTCTGGCGCATGCCGATCTGGGACGATTACCAGGAGCAGCTCAAGTCCAATTTCGCCGACGTCGCCAACATCGGCGGCCCGGACGGCGGCAGCATCACCGCCGCCTGCTTCCTGTCGCGGTTCGCCAAGGACTTCAAATGGGCGCATCTCGACATCGCGGGGACCGCCTGGAAGACCGGGGCGGACAAGGGTGCCACCGGCCGTCCCGTGCCGCTCCTGGTGCAATACCTCATCGACCGGGCGGCATGA